In Panicum virgatum strain AP13 chromosome 5K, P.virgatum_v5, whole genome shotgun sequence, the genomic window AAACCTAGGTACCAATTtcgtatttttctaattttaaatgaattagttttttttatctaatcagattgttttaaaaaaataaagcaaaaccaCCAAATGGCTAAATTTGCTTGGTTTCGACAGTTGAATGGTCCCCATTATTCAATTTTGTAGTTGaatgttgaaaatcagacttttgtactagtttaaGGTAAATTTTGGACTCTTCCCTATTTTATAATCGAGATATTAGTTTCAAATAAAAGAACTAGATTTAGAAAGTGGTCATGCACAACTGGTGCCACGTAGGCATGCTACATGTACCCTAGTGTTCCTTCCAGGCATGCTTTGCAGTGATAATGAAGTTGCCTTCATACCCAATAGCAACTTTGCAATGCCAAAGTTTAGCACATTACTAGGCATCAGGTCACAGTGAAGAACCACCTCAAAATGCTCATCGTGCAGATACTCCATTACTCTCCACACATCTAGCATATTGCCCTGCCTCTTGAAGAACACCAGGGTAgtgtttggttggagagcgAGGTAGGATGGAACGGTTTCGTTCTATTTTTTAGACAGGAGCGGTTCTTGTAGAGTTGTAGAGCTGTTTGGTTGGAAGGATAAAGCGGCTTCATTTTATGTTTTGTTGAAGGGACAGGATGAaagatttttttatatatactgCAGCCTGCATTATTGTTGATAGATTGATTTGATGTTATTCAGTACTCACAGCTTCTTTTTCTATATTCTTCAGTTTCAACAACATCGCATCAATGTTGCCCTTCAATCAGGTGGTTCACCAGAGCAAAGTGAACCTAACTCAAACATTGACGGAAGGAAGTAGTTCGGTGAGTAGCGCATCAGGGCATTCTGATATAATATTCAGTAGGATAACTTTACCAAGGTGGAGCAGCTTTCGTAAGCTCATGAGGGCTTCTCCCGTGGCTTTCACAAAGCGAATCATGCTCCTACGTGGAACCTGGATGAGTCGACTTTATCACTGGAGAATGCCGACTCgttgaggagagagagagagtgaggagtCGATGCAAGATCTTGCATCGGTTCATCTGATTAAAAAAATGAATCGGCCACACCGCGCACGAAAGGGAAAGCAGCCGGTATATGAAAAGGCAAGGATGAGTCGGTTGGGGGTCCCACACCACTGGAGAAGAAAGAGTCAGACTTCTTGATGATTCGATTTTGCATCTACATGGCCTTCTCTCTCCTTGACGAATCGAATCGCCACTGCTGATGCCCTAAGTATACCAATTTGTGTCAGAATAGGACCTAATATGTGATGCTAGAGAAATCAAGCAACATTAGATTTGGATCATCGTGATCTATTCTCTGATTGTCCCTTCGAATAGGTTGTTAGAAAGATCTATCCTGCCAAGACTGCTTTAGTTTGACAGCATTAGTGGAAGCTAACCTACTAAATTGCTGTaacctgcatgaaactcaaataATTTTGTCAGGGAGTGCACAGATTTGGAAACGGAGGAAAATGATCCAAGATTCCCCACTAAATTTGGAAAGGGAGTTCTACAACTTTAGCGACACACAAGAAATCTATGCATTTGACATTTGCACAAAGCGCGGCATCTCCAGAAAGGATTCATCACCGGCTGTCAAAATCTGCTCACATTACAAAGAAAACTTACTGCTGCCAGCTCGAAGCTGCTGACTGGTACAAACTTGAGAATCGTGGATTATTTGATGTACCTTATTTCAGCTCCCTGTGATCACTCCTACCTACGTTTTAACGCAATGAAGCTATTGAATTGGCGAGGAGTTTGATGGCGTGCTCTCGGTTTCACCCTTTAGAGATCCATTTGTTTGCACCACCAGTACGTCAGTGCCCTCCGCAGGTGCCTTGAGCAGAGAGGGTTCCACTTTCTCTTGGGCAGCCTTCTCCTTCTTAAGGTCTTCCTTAGCCAAGCTCGAGAATTGCTTGTCCAATGAGCTTGCTGCGCCTAGCCACGCGAGAACAGTGACCATCAGTATGCCGCCGAGATATGGAGTTGAGTTTGCCAAGGAACCGAATGTCAGGATCATGAATTGTTGGATCAGTGCACCACCGGACTTGCCCAGTGGGTTGCAAACAACATCAATGGCTGCCTTTCCTTTAACCTGCAGACAGAGGGAACTCAGTTGGCTTGCACGTTATAACAGTGGTGCAGACTGTAGGCCATCAAGAATCATTGATCCAGCCACACATGATTCTAAGTTCAAGGACAAGACATTATAGACAAATCAAGGACAAAAGGCATGATCCTTGCTAAGTGAAAAATCAATGTCATTCTACAGCTACAGGACAAAAGAAGTTACAGTTACATATGAGATTTGACAGGGTTTAATAAAGTGTATGTGACCATATGCATCATTAGAAAATTGGAAAAGACTAACAAACAGCTGTGCATAACTTAATGACTAGGCAATATAAAGCTTTTATCATTTAAATTTGTTGGTGCCCACAGAAGCCTGGTCCCATTTTCAAATTGAAAAAGAACTTAACAAATTTAATTAAAATGTAATAACCATAACAAGAGAACAAAACATCAGCAATGAATACAAACATTTGTTGAAAGTACTTTACACCAAGTAATAGCAAGTAAGAAACTGGATATGGAACGATGAACAAACCTTCATATCTTCATCCAAAGGAATATAGGCCATTTCCTTGCATGGGTCAAATAAACTGTACTTTGCACTCTTGCTAAATATATTCTGCATGGCACCCACATAAACTGCTGCCAGTAGGGGGGTCATACCCATCGTGGCAAGCATAGGAGTCAGTGGctgtccaaacaaaatcagagaGAAGAAACCAACACCAGTCAGCAGCAGAACTGTGGGGGTGATCATTGCAGCCACGCCCCAGCCAAATTTTCGGAGTATAAATCGGCCCAACAGCATCATTGTGAAAGTTGCAATTCCAGTTGCGGTCGAGAAATCACCCATGAAAGATGAGTATTCATTTGGACTGGGGAACTGCCAGGTGAAAGGGAAAGTGTTACTGATTAATCAATATAAAACACCATAGGAACAAGACAATCTGAAAAGATGAGTAGATAGTTGAAAAAGATTACCTGTGCCTTGAGCTTTGATTTCCATGTAACTTCCACAAGATTGATACTAATGCCATAAGCAACCACTAAGGTAGCTAGATCCCTCACATACCTCGAGGAGAGCAGAATCTTCAGGCTCTCTTTCATGCCAAGCTTAGGCTTCTCCTGTTCAATATATCATTATTAGATTATTTTGAGTAGCAGTAGAAAGAAAAAACAGAAGCACGATAAACCACAGCTACTGACCTTTTTCTTCTTACGATCAGACTTTGGAAGTGAAGGATCATTCAAAACAAACTTGTTCACTCCCCAATAGATGGAAGTTATGACGAGTCCAAGAAGTACCACTATGCTCATCATTCCTTTCAAAGATACCTCCCAACCATCAATTCCAGGACCTAATGTCTTGcgcaaatttgagaaatacttcACAGTACGCCCAGAGAAGATAAGGGCAATATTAGCCCCAAGACCAAATAGAGGGTAGAATTCTTTTGCTTCATCAACTGTGGTAATCTGGGGAAAAAACATATTTATCAGACCAAGTTGGAGCCTAAAGGGCCAACATTTGATGAGGAGTTCAACAAGCGTTTATGTAATCAAGCTTAGCCTGTCTTGATTTTcgttttttgttttaagccttTTTCACTATGCATTTCTCTTTGTCATGATGTCCCAATGAGGCAACCCTTGTTGTATCCCTCGTCAAAAAGAAATGGCATCAAATAAATAATGGATGGATATAGCCAGTTCGGGCCATTCCTTTATGGCTACAAAAGTAGCCGTAAGACAAAGACATATTAGATTCGTGAAAGCGTACACCAATAAATATTTCTTTAGAAAGGAGTTGTAAAGCACGAATCATATCCGGCCAAGTTGTTCGATGTAATAGACATCCACAACCCATTGAAGATTGACAATAGCTCAAACGTCATTTAGATCAAGGAAGGAAGCAATAATGGAGGCAAAAGTACATTCATAAAAGAAAGCAACAGGCACCTAGATTTTTAGCCTAAAAGTTCTCCATTAAAAACGCGCGAAGCTACAATGAAGGGCCTACCAATTTCAAACCCAAcgaatgttgctcttattacctACCTATTATATCTGCCTAAGCCATCCTGACAGAGACAAGTTATTATCTCAAGAACAAACCATTAGCTGCCTAAACCATCCTGACAGAGACAAGTTTCCCCTTTGTGTCTTTTGTACTCCAATAACCAAACTATGTGGTCAAATAATTATTATTAATTGGTAATGAGACGGATTTTGACTAAAAACAGAGAAGGTTGCCAAGATTGACCCAGTAATCAGAACTTGAGACTACGTACCTGATTGGCGAATCCCCAGAAGAGGACCGAGATGACGACGCTGCCCCAGAGCTCGGCCATAACAtagaagaggcagaagctcCAGATCCTCAATATCGCGACGGGGCCAAGGAAGCTGGGGccgagcgcggcgaggagcTTGTCGGCGAGCGCGGTGGGGTGGATGGCATCCCTGAGCGGGTAGAGCACGAAGGCGAAGGCGCCGAAGAAGGCGATGAAGGGGAAGATGACGGTGTAGAAGAGCGCCTCCCTGGAGAGGACGTTGGAGAGCTTGGTGTAGAGCAGCATGAAGCCGATGGCCATGGGCAGGTTGACCCAGGTCTTGAGGAAGGGGATGATCTCGGCGCTGCTCCCCTTGGCGGTGACGACGAGCACGTCCTTGGTGTCCCGCAGGATGGTGTAGTTGAAGAGGATGCAGAAGAACATGAGGCCCAGCGGCACGATCTTCTTGAGCGTCTTCACGTCGATGCCGAGGAACTTTCTGGCGGCCCCTTCCGGCTGCGGCGCCGGCAcgaccgccgcggccgcggccgcggcagcctgcggcgcgccgcccctcctcttgAGGAACCCGTGACCCAGGACCGCATCGCGGCGCGGCAGGAAGGGGCCCCTGGACGCGAGGAGCGGGGAGTGGAGGGCGGCGGGCTTActtgccgcggcggcgcgcgggggcgggagcgggaggcgcaggccggcgcggggagggagcGCGGCGGGCCTGGCGTGGAGGAGGGCGCGCGACTCCATGGGCGCCGTGCCTCTGCCGGCCGGTctctccggctccggcgggtgGCTGGTCCGAACCCCGAGACGCGAATTCCCGGAGGAAGAAAGCAGGGCAGGGTAGGGGTAGCGGAGTGGAGGTCGCGGCGCGCATTCTTAAAAACGATCGCGCATGGCGATCCGATCGGCCGTCTGTCTGCGGGCCAGAAACGATCCCGGCGGTCGATGCGGGGGGCGGGCGCGGGGTTGGTGGGGgcggaacggaacggaacgggaCGGGACAGCCAGCACCCGGGCGCCGCCCGACGCGGGTTCGAGTCAGCACCCGGCAGCGGCAGCGTGGCCCGGGcacccgccgcccctgctctcgCACCGGTCGCCCGTTTGTTTACGACTTCCCAACAGGGTTTCAAAAAACCGGTGACACTGTTCAAAACCGGAATAGTAGTACAAAAAAttactttttatttttagattaagaagcataaaatataaaaaaaccgGACCCTGTTTACCATCCCAGACTAGACcggaaacgaaaaaaaaaacccGAAAACCGGCTGTTCCCGGCCGAGATTTGAAACCCTGCTTCCCAAGTTGGCCTGGTGCGAAATCTCTACCACGTACTCTTCAAGTTGCCAAATTCAAGTTACACTCACTGTTCTCCGTTTTGGTATACTGGTCTAGTTAGTGGTATGGTATATAAAGCAAAAGTGGGAgtgcatttttttatttcctAATATTGGCACTGCATTTCATCGATCTATAACTTTTTTGAATTCGTTGGCAATGTGGCCGGACCGGACGGTCAATAAGGAAAGAGTAgagaatttttttgggaacagcGCAGCTGAAAGATGGAGGGGAGGGGGATAGCAAGTGAAAAATGCGTTGGACTTCAGGGGGGAATAACCAAAAGGGTCACACTCATGCttatttttattcaaaaaaagtCATGCTTATCACACGCACGAGGATTTGACTACTCTAGTTTTTTTATGTATAAGCAGACACGTGCTACGCGCAAGGACTTGTAGCTGGAAGAGGAGTGAGCAAAAAGGCTTGCGACGATCCTGCGAGATTCTGAAACAGGCTGGCTCATGTGCAATCAGTCACACCCCGCCTCCTCGTGATAAAATTGTTTAGACCTCAAGGCCAACTTTGATCTGGAAGAAGACGTCGTCCACCAAGATTGGCCGCAGCACGGCACCACGTGTTTTTGAATGCTTGACCTAATAAGAGGTAAGAGACCACCTGCTGGACTCCTTCCTCACAGCTTCGTAGGCAACCACTCTTTTTCACCAAAACGTGATCTAAACCTTGTCAGCAAGTATTGAGAAGTACATTCCTTGTCGCCTTTCAAACTGGTACACTCAAACTAATGTATTCTCTGTCACAGAACTCTATTGAATCAGCCAAAATCAACCGGCTTTTCAAAAGATTTGCCAATTTGATCTATTGGTTATGATTAAAAAAACACTTGACATTTTGGGTATGTAACTTGGACTGCAAGCTTGACGGCAGGTCCAATATGAGTGAGAAAAATTTTTAATTGTTTTTTATCTTTATATATAGTACAGATAGATGAAATGAGTGAAAATTGGTCTGGTGAACCATAATTGAGCTGTGTATCAGTTACTAGTAAAAAAACTAACTGGTGAACCATAATTGAGCTGTGTATCAGTTACTAGTAAAAAAACTAACTGATCTTTTCTAATTTTATTGAGGCCATAAAACTAATGTTGTATATTTTCATCAGTTTTTCCCTTTGTTGTAACAGCTTGTTTGCCTTTACCTGAAAAGAAGCAAAAACTGAGATGCACGTTGAGACAGAAGCAAAAGCTGTGATGCACATTGAGACCTTAAACAATGTCCCTGGTTTTTTTTACCATGCATAAAAGGGGTTGGGTGGGAGCGGGCATTCTGCAACCTCCAAGAgttagacttttttttttccttttacagAGACGGAAGCTCATTCTGGTATTCCACATATATTGACCAATTTTGtagtttgagtgtttgagaTTTAAGTTCTCGGAAAAAATATATTATGTGATGAAACATTTTTTTAGCTATTTCAGAATATCCTTCAAGCGTACTTTGCATCCTACCTATGTTAATTTTACATGAACGATAGAAGTTTAGGAGATTAAATGTGTCATCGTCAAGTTGTAATACTATTTCAGGTGAGTTGATGGGTCATTTGAAATAATATGAAGATTTTGAAAGTCCTATTTCAAAGGCGAGCATGATGGTTTCATTCGGCTGAACTGCACTTAGGCtaccaaatttaaattttgttttgataatgcatttaaaaaattatttgactTTGCTATTTACATCGATCGAGTAAGAAATAACTCAACTACGTGTGATCTTCGAATATATAACAGGCATGTTTAATAGTTTTTTCTAAAAACACGTGAGAATATACATGCGTTTTACTAGTCAACAACAACAATTGGAAAAATTTCAGCTAGAGTATTACATTTGTCCTTCAGGTTTTTCCAGCAAGTTCTGCACCGCACTAAGAAACCAGAACAGCAATATAAATGTAAATTAAGGCTAAGATGTGTCCAAACGGCTAGTGTTTCAGCATTCCATGACCTTGTAGAGATTGGTACAGATAAAGggattatcaaaaaaaaaaaacttgaaagATCCAAATCTTCGTCCTCTTTTGGTAAATTGGTGTAATCATTAGTGTAAGGCATATAGGACTTCATAAGCTTCTGCCTCATACTGATCGAAATCATCCAAGCCTTTGCACTAGAGTGCGGCCCCCGCAgcacaaagtggagaagatcagagTTTTGCTTGCTCACGACAGGGAACTCTGGCACCCAGCGTGGTAGAGGTGAATCGCGGAATTTCTCGAGGCACTAGAGATCATCGACTTGGAGCACGCAGTCCTTCTCCCACTCCAACTCGAGTCTCCTCAAAGTCCAAGAGGTGACACTAAAACCAGAGCGCTTCGTCCGACCAAATTGGCCATTGTCCACGTCCACAAACTTGATAATACCTTGGCTGACTTCGACTGTCCTGTGCGCCTCCGGCAATTGGCGGCCACAGGAGTagttgtgacggaaccgccaaattaaaattttgaattaagcGTAATGCCTattatttgaacacatcggacgcattagcttaataGTTTAATTTGGtaatcctttctcaacccacggcccgatcgaaacatcaccggaagtcccacgcgaaggcgggcgcagatggtacaagcacgacaaaatacttgaaaatatacaAGAATGACAACCGATAGCGAGAGTTTTACAAATTTAGTTCAAAACACAAGCACACGTAATTTACataaattacataatttataattttacaTAGCGTAGccaagctcaaatggaaaagaaaacatACAACTACATTACTTCACTGGTTCAGTTCtaacaccaccggtcagaccggtacgtcTCACCGTCCAGACCGGTGCTACGTAGCCTAACCAACCAcctgatcggtcagaccggtcgaaacAAAACTGAGGGCTGCACACCTTGCCCTCAAGTGTGCAACCCGTCAAATCCCTAATCTAAGGGTCTATCTCCACCACTTCCCAACCCTCTGCATCTTGGCGGATGAATTTGACAtaacaggggcagaagtcaacgTCCGGGTGTTCTGTAACAAAAATGTGTGGCTACAAACTCTGAgtaactaatactcagcaagacttacccgaccagtgggtataacttagcccacatacctagacatgcacggcttttCGGCAAGTGGTTGGTTTtacagaaaaatgctaaaagtGAGTCCTTGTCTTCCAAATTTTTGCTCAAGGTGAGCAATCATAATTTAATATCACAGCCCTCATTGCATCTTATCTCCTTTCTATTCCATTTTTTCctttctacgatgtgaccaagagatcaaagctctcataaccgagacacggcgaatcgattcgatttaaccttgcaaggtggacctaaccaacacggcacgcaaaagccccatcggaccccacgcaccaacctttccccttcccgcctcgaactacaggaaccagcccaacgacatatagtcagccgagccctacgtgagaccaccaaaagtaaacatatgcaacccctttctccgcggccactcgactcgccctaggagttgggtacgggttcctgtacttttgaagcaaagcagtactcggcttaccggtttcgactacctcctactcccgacatgcggttagtacagttcaatccccgatcagcacagccgacaacgaaacggtccttaatcaacacagatggggctacacCTTCCCCCATCCGATCTCCCATCCCATACTTTCCATCTTGaatataataattcatatactgtaatataaagacatcctatatcttgagagtgacagaattatcactcaacttctatcgagccctattaagcatagcagtgctaacgacctattcatactagtatgaggcccaggaaaacctagggatcatgcaactaaggtttcaaacaattcctaaacttaatgcacaattattagagacatatatatgtgtcataatttgaaatagtaggatgtgcaccggggcttgccttgagtctgctgctcagcactagagtgagttgggccttgggccgactcctcgcgagcctcctgctgcggggcttgcccctgtggctcttgtggctccgcaaccacttcGTATACCACCTCCTCTgtcgcggctgctacacgtatgcatatgatatgagttaATGCAAATACGATTTTATAATTACAATTAACCATCGACCGAGTACAACTACTAAGGATCTACCCCAACTGCTCTTGTCCACCCAAAAATACCCAAAAACCTGGAGTATCCGGACACCtgctcggagtatccggactcccaagtctggagtatccggacctaaacccggaatgtctaaaccaccacaaacccggagtatccgaaccaatggccggactgtccggacccctaccggtcagaccggtcctgcccAGGTCAAAACCTAGAATCCTTGGAGCGGTAAAAATCGCCCACAAATTCTAAAACCCTTCTAGGTACTAGTTCAGGGATACATTTGGACGTTTTTGACCAGAGGAAATCTCCTAAAACCCCCTAGGAAAAGAGATCGGCCGACACAAGCGTCATACCTTGAGTGAGCTCCTTTGTGCACAAGAACTTGAATCACGGCCACCCCAGGGAGGAAATCGTGAGAAGGGTGACCCACCACACCGATTTGATCCTTCCTTGGACTTGGAATCAAGTGGAAAGGGTGGATTGGTGGATTTGGGCttggagagagggagagctcggGGTGGGAGCGTGAGGGAGCTGAGGGAGGTGGGTGAACTGATGAGGAAGAGAGAGTGAGTGATTTAAATGTTGTGGGCCCAACCAGTTGAAcccagttcaaccggtcagaccggttgccctgaccggtcagaccggtccggctgAGCTGAGACCAAAAACTTTGGTTTTGTGAAGTTTGGTCGTATGGGTTTGTAACTAATGACTGTGCTTAGTCCTAATTATCAGTGATTAACACTTGAGGTGTTACAATCcctccccctaaaagaaatctcgtcccgagatttaatggaGAAGTTAAATTGAGAGGCGGGTAGGAAATTAGGTACCTTGGTAGGCTTGTAACAATTCCGgatatttagatttaagaaACTCTTCAGTTTCCCATGTGGCTTCTCGCTCGGAGTGGTTGCTCCATTGCACCTTATAGAATTTGCTGGTTTGATTTCGAGTAACTCGAGTTTTGAAGTCAACAATTTTGACCGGGTGCTCTGGATAGACGAGATCCAGCTCCAACTGTAACTTCTCCATCTCAACAACATCAGTTGGAACTCGAAGACATTTTCTGAGCTGGGACACATGAAAGATATTGTGGACCGCCAACAAATACGGGGGAAGTTCCACACGATATGCCACCGGCCCACAACGCTCAGTTAATGGAAAAGGCACAACATAACGGGGTGCTAATTTGCCTCTCATGCCAAACCGCTGCACACCCTTCATTGGAGACACCCGAAGGTAAACATGATCACCAACTTAAAAAATCAGAGGCCAGCGCCtcttatctgcatagctcttttggcgGGCCTGGACAGTTTTCAAATTTGCCTATATAAGGCAGACCTGGTCTTCTGCTTCGCCAACCAAATCGGGCCCAAAGAAATTCCGCTCACCAGCTTCTGACCAATTTAGTGGAGTCATGCATCTCCGTCCATACAAGGCTTCAAAGGGTGCCATTTTGATactttcttgatagctattattGTAAGAAAATTCAGCGAGCGGCAGacactcatcccatttcttACTATATCAAAGTACACAGGTCCGcagcatatcttccagaatttgattaactctctcagtttgaccatcggtctgaggatgataagctgaactgcgGATCAATCGTGTGCCCAAAGAGGCATGGAATTGTTCCCAAAACCGTGCAATGCATTGTGCACCACAATCTGAAATAATAGTTTTAGGAATCCCATCAAGACTCACAATACGGTCCAGGTATAGCTGGGCATACTGCCTTGCCGTATGGGAGATATTGACCGGAAGAAATGAGCTACCTTTGCAAATCGATCAactattacccaaatagaatcataccCTTTAGAGGTGTTGGGTAGtccgacaataaaatccatactgacaTCCTCCCATTTTCCTGATGGAATATTCAGAGGTTGAAGCATACCGGCGGGCTTCAAATGGCTTGCTTTGACCCTTCTGCAGGTGTCACACTCGgacacatatttagcaatttctcgcttcatCCTCGTCCACCAAAACCTCTGTTTcaaatcttggtacattttattGCTGCCCAGGTGGATTGAGTATCTAGAAagatgagcctcatcaagaatctGCTCTCTAAGCTCCAAATCTTTAGGTACCACTAATCGattcttgaaccataacaccCTCTCATTATTCTGATGAAAACACTGAACTCTGGGATCATTTTCACTGAGCCTCTGTCTAATCTTACCCATGCCCACATCACTTTTCTGAGCAGCACTAATCTGATCTCGAAGTGTAGGGATAAGGGTAATATTAGCAATTGTGCCTTCAGATACAATAGTCaaattcatcttctccatttcttggcacaaaATTTCTTGCAGAATTGTAGCGTAGACACAGCTGCAACTCACCTTGCGACTCAGTGCATCGGCAACGACATTAGCCTTGCcggggtgataatgaatctccataTCATAGTCCTTGATCAATTCTACCCACCGCCTCTGGCGCAAATTTAGCTCACTCTGGGTAAAGATATACtggagactcttgtggtctaaGTATATATGCACCGGATTGCCCAGAAGGTAATGGCGCCAAATCTTTAAggcatgcaccactgctgccAGCTCCAGGTCATGGGTagcataattcttctcatgCCGTCTGAGGGCTctagaagcataagcaattaccctCTGATCTTGCATGAGTACACAGCCGAGACCTGTACCTAATGAACTACAATAAATATCAAAGGGCCCAGGAATAATAGGCTGAGTCAAAACAAAAGTGAGAACGCAGCGAAAactcgtacctgatgcatcacaatacacatcaaaaggtCGAGTAATATCCGGCTGAGCCAAGACAGGGACCGACGTTAAGAGCTTTATCAATGTCTGAAAAGACCGCTCACATTTGTTGTCCCAAttaaatctcacccctttcttgagtaattcagtcatgggcctagcaatttttgagaagtccGGAACAAACCGCCGATAATaccctgctagcccaaggaaactccggatctctggAACAGAGGTGGGAGCGCTCCAATTCaagacatcctgaatcttgctaggatcaacagaaatccccttTTCCGAGATTATGTGGCCCAAGAACAggacttccttgagccagaaatcacatttactgaatttaGCATACAGTTTGTGCTCCCGCAGGCGTTGAAGTACGATGCGAAGATGCTCTGCATCctcctcttcattcttggaatatacaaggatgtcgtcaataaaaatcatgacaaacttatccagttcaggcatgaataccgaattcatgaggtacatgaaatgagcaggggcattagttagtccgaaagacatgaccagatattcataaaacccgtatctggtggagaaggccgtcttgggaatatcctcagctctaatttttatctgatgataaccagagcggagatcaatttttgaaaatacccgAGCCCCGAATatctgatcaaacaggatgtcAATTCGGGGGagtgggtatttattcttgattgtgacggcattcaaaAGTCCGTAGTcgacacacaacctgaggctttgatctttctttttaaaaaagagtgctggacaaccccaagatGAAGTGCTAGGATGGATATAGCCTTTATCAAGCAGTTCttgcaattgtttctttaattctgccagctca contains:
- the LOC120709986 gene encoding plastidic ATP/ADP-transporter-like; its protein translation is MESRALLHARPAALPPRAGLRLPLPPPRAAAASKPAALHSPLLASRGPFLPRRDAVLGHGFLKRRGGAPQAAAAAAAAVVPAPQPEGAARKFLGIDVKTLKKIVPLGLMFFCILFNYTILRDTKDVLVVTAKGSSAEIIPFLKTWVNLPMAIGFMLLYTKLSNVLSREALFYTVIFPFIAFFGAFAFVLYPLRDAIHPTALADKLLAALGPSFLGPVAILRIWSFCLFYVMAELWGSVVISVLFWGFANQITTVDEAKEFYPLFGLGANIALIFSGRTVKYFSNLRKTLGPGIDGWEVSLKGMMSIVVLLGLVITSIYWGVNKFVLNDPSLPKSDRKKKKEKPKLGMKESLKILLSSRYVRDLATLVVAYGISINLVEVTWKSKLKAQFPSPNEYSSFMGDFSTATGIATFTMMLLGRFILRKFGWGVAAMITPTVLLLTGVGFFSLILFGQPLTPMLATMGMTPLLAAVYVGAMQNIFSKSAKYSLFDPCKEMAYIPLDEDMKVKGKAAIDVVCNPLGKSGGALIQQFMILTFGSLANSTPYLGGILMVTVLAWLGAASSLDKQFSSLAKEDLKKEKAAQEKVEPSLLKAPAEGTDVLVVQTNGSLKGETESTPSNSSPIQ